One Acropora palmata chromosome 2, jaAcrPala1.3, whole genome shotgun sequence genomic window carries:
- the LOC141873706 gene encoding Golgi-associated plant pathogenesis-related protein 1-like — ICVKTKRADSSERIGRLVPQVEAVTWNETLAKGANQWASYLAANDKFEHEKNIIPGENLYLSGTPPPKEPCSEASRLFYAEIKHYDYDKPGFTMRTGHFTQLVWKKTREIGADFKTRTDGRLVVVVRYFPPGNYVGEKPFRNNVLRPRDWQPPTQPEENAGIALVFSNFVLITFIVVVLYCLVFV, encoded by the exons ATATGTGTTAAAACTAAAAGGGCAGACTCTTCAGAACGAATTGGACGTCTTGTACCACAGGTTGAAGCGGTTACCTGGAACGAAACTCTTGCCAAAGGTGCAAATCAATGGGCCTCTTACTTGGCAGCAAACGACAAgtttgaacacgagaagaacaTAATACCTGGCGAAAATCTCTACCTATCGGGTACACCTCCTCCAAAAGAGCCCTGCTCAGAAGCTTCACGGCTTTTTTATGCAGAGATTAAGCATTATGACTACGACAAACCTGGATTTACAATGAGAACGGGACATTTCACCCAG CTTGTTtggaagaaaacaagagaaattgGAGCTGATTTCAAAACCAGGACTGATGGTCGACTTGTTGTGGTTGTGCGTTACTTCCCTCCTGGTAACTATGTCGGAGAAAAACCTTTCAGGAACAATGTCCTACGTCCCAGAGATTGGCAACCGCCAACGCAGCCAGAGGAGAATGCAGGAATTGCTCTGGTCTTCTCTAACTTCGTCCTCATTACTTTTATTGTCGTTGTATTGTATTGTCTCGTCTTCGTTTAA